GTACATGAGTAAGCAAAGCAAAGAGAGAGGAGAAAATTATGGCTCTGGAAAAAGAAAATTGATGGTAAGAAataatggaatttagaggaCTTTTTTGGTTGGTGGGGTTGgaaattaaatgataaaaaaaaaagtgtatataaatataaattatataaaggGAACTTTGGGTTCCTTGGAGTTGCCGTTTTAGAAAGATTTTTTGGTGATGCCAAAAGTTTTGAGAAAGGGTCCATAAATAATCATTGGTTGTTTGTTCATTTTCATCgaatcaaataatttaattttaaattaaaaaaataaataaaaatcaaaattcaaaatttaaattttaaaattttatgattgaACTCATATTATAGATTCATATCtcctatttattttaaattttagtgAATTTTAATTCATGGATTTATACACTACACGGGAAAAAGCTACATCAGCTTCTAGATCAATGATTAGCtttaaaattaacttattttgaagtttttttGGGGGTTGTTAAAAGTGTCTTTTGAAGAATACTTTTGGAGGACAACCACTTATATTCGGCTAATCAAATTTAAAaacatttttattaatattaaagcAATAAACTTTCAAAAGTGCTTCTTAAGAAAAACTACTTTTTCGAgcttttaaaaagtattttatgtTAGTACTACTCAAAAACACTTAATTATTTTGCCTAAAAATTGAGCTATAAAATAagcatttaaatttttaaataataaaaaacattATTGACTTCCCATAAActttgttaaataggttaagtaATAATTGTGTATATAAAATagcatatattatatttattgatttaaCATAAATATCGAGTGTGaataaattttattagattatACCAAAGATTAGCTTTATGACAAATATTTGTTGATAAGAATCATTAGAAGTCGTTGATGCTACGTTAAGGAGAccatttcttttgttttttgctTTGGGTCTACGTTTTGTGTTTTCTTGATATTCTTTAATTGCCTAATTTCATGTTCTAAAATGGCTGCtaaaacaatataaaatattcTCCATTTGACATTTAAAATAAAGGTCTTTTATGTATGATTAAGACTTTTAtcggttatttttttttaaaaaaagaattattccCGTATGTCTCAATTTTTATGATATAGTACGAATTTCAAGAGTTAAACTTCTTTGTTGTGATCATCCATTCGGACATATAATCTTTAAAAGGTTtaatacatatttaaaatacattaaaaaatattatacgtcacaataattaaaaaataaaaatatttaaaaggcATACGAATAAATTGCGGTAAAAAGAATTCTTGTTTGACTCTCGAAATCTGAACAATGTCATATTAACTGAGACAGACGAgtagtaattttattttaaggtgAAAAGAAGAAGATTCCAAACTTGGATTCAAGAAAATAactctatattttatttaagaattttattcACGTTTATATATTCTTAATAAAGGTTTACTTCATAATTCTTTAAAtctcaaacaaataaataaataaatctgaTTAGTTGGTGTTAATGTAATTCATACTTTATCTTTAatcaaactcaaaggactcTCTATAATCATCATGCAAAGAAGAAATAGATTAATTCCCTAAATTACTTGCTATTTTCTCtgattttcttccattttaaaccaaaaaaacaagaaagataAGTCTTGGAAGCTTTCATTATCTTCCCTTTCATTTTAATCCAAACAGTTTTAGTACAATTTTGTACATATCATTAGTGGCAGAGTCAGAAATTCAAATAACAAAAATAGTTACAATGTCACATCTCGAATCCTAACATGTGGCCTAAAACAATCTTCTTTTATGTCAATAGAATCCATCAGTTTATATATAACTCAAAAAAATCGTTCAAGTTTATGCTAAAAGTAGCGCTTCCAGGCTTTCTGCATTTTCCTCTTGTGTTGATGGTGCTTCTGGTAGTATCCAAGCAAAATAAAATGCCATCGCCTAACACATCGGGTTTCTAGAgtcaaaaatcacaaaaatgTTGCATAGCAAGACGGTATAATGCATGTCTAACTAGAGGTGAATTTAGGAATTCAATATCTAGCGTCAGTGGGTCAAGATGACCATCAATCTTATTATATGTACATGCAtgtacttctttttttttgcataATCCGAGCCAAAAGCAATGGGTTCAGTTAAACACTCCCTAATTATTATAATACGCGTATCTAACATGGTTAAAATGTGTGTGAAAGCTTACCAAAGCAAAAGCTGCACAGATCAAGCTGAAACCTTTGCAGTTGAAAGGTGCATTGCTAGACAAGAACCAAGCTGCAACAATTCCAAGCCAAACAAGATTtgattgaagaagaaaatcgagCTAAAACAATGATCTTCGATAAGAAAGAAAAACGTGGCGTTTACTCACAGGTCAACGGACTCATTACAAGAGGGGCTAGAAAACTTCCAATTGCTTCCGCTCCAGCAACTAAGCCTTGAGTTTTGCCCTTTCACATAAAGAATAGCAATCGAATGAAGTTTCTTATGCTGAAATAACTCAAAGGATCAACTAGTGAAAAATAATCAATGTACTCTGGCAATTCCCTCGGATATAAGAATGTAGCGTTAAAGGAAGAGGGATCTCAGACAATCCAACACACTCTTATGTTTATATCTTTTCAGCATTGTGAAAATTTACCAAGACATTAATGCCGGAATAATTCTAGAACAGTTATTAACAACTTCACGACCTGAGAACAACGAGGAAGGAATTGTAACGAATTAACAACCTGAGAACCCCTGAAACAGTTTGTAACTCGAGTGACATTTGTATAGTAGCATACATAAGTTACTTTGTTTTCCTAAGTTTTAATATACAGAAAATGATAAAAGGTCGACGAGGAAACAACACAAACAAACACTACTTCCAGAATTAAAATGACAGTTCAGTCTCAATTActcaagaaaaataaatcaaattagaaaaagaagaggaCAGTTGTACTCCATCACGACAATGATTATACAGTGTACACTACATTCGTAAAGTATGTTTCGTAGTGACTAAGAAATGTATCTTCAATAGACTTTTCTTAGTTCACACTCTACTGGACGTATATTGTTTCAGTTTCTATGTATATCAGTTATGTTAGTCCGACAGTTGCACTTAACAGCTGGGAGTAAAGCTTATTGTTTACTAACCTGATCAGATGAGCTTGATGCTTTAGATACGATAGCATTAGTCTGTcataaacaaaaataatcagAAAATGGTGAGATTATCAATAAAacttagttttttaaaaaaatatatatcaataaaacttcatTGCACCGTGTTTAAAATGTCCCAAACAACGCATTTTTTTTATGTACTACTTACAGAAGGGCGTTCCAGTAGATAAACCATCCGAAATAAGGCACTAAAATAAGGCACCTGTAACAGAAAGAAACTGCACTGAATTACTAGTACTCACTCACAGACACAACTTCATATGAAGAAATGGCTAGATGAACAGGGGTGACAAGAACGAGGTCAAAGTCAAACTCATGTCATCTGACAAGCTTTAGCGGAAAAAGCTACTAGACGAGTAAATGCATAATGTCTAGTTCACCTAACAATATAAGGATTCCTCAACATTCTGTATCTCGTATACTCAAATGCAATAGTAAAGTGTCCTGAATTAGCTGCTCTTTAAGTTAAATAATGTTATCAAATGAATGCTTCCTTTGATTTTCCGATACGCGCTATGTGTGGGATACTTTATCAGGGATAAAGAAACTTTAAGGACAGCAATTGGAATAAAGCAGGTGATATGTCCTGATGGCATATCTATATAAAAGTTGTCTATGTGGTTGATATGTGGACTCGTATAGATTCAAGATTGCCTACCCACGATGCCCATGCCAAGCCGTAAAGCAATGCCTGTTCATTTAACAAACATAAGATAGATGATTTTAGCAAGCAGTTAAGTGATAATAAGGAATAAAATGAGACGGTCAactcaacttacatatgtgatTGATGCTAGCAAGGCTATTCTTAGTACCATTCTTTCTCCAACTAATGGGTTGACTAGAGGAAAAATCAGCATCTTGGAAAATGCAAAAGGTGAAAAAAGTTAAATCAAAAGAGGAATGATCATGGGCAACAAAAGAATCACATTACTTAATACTCAGTTAAAAATCAGATAAAGAGGTTTCATACCAAAAACAAGGAACTGGACTTTCGTCACTCCCAGGAGTGGAACTAGAACTGACACACGGGTTTGGCCAAAGCCAGTAAACCCTGTACTTGTGTTAAGAATTCACTAAATATGTACCAAAATTAAATCCAAAACCCAATTACTAACACCTAATATCGCTATCCTAGAATTTAAAACTCATAAAGTTCAAATCCTGGCTCCACCTTTGGGACTCACTCGCATAAAAACATTCTTGGGACTATAGTCTTCCCTTAGAGATTACTAAAAGAAGCATGTAATCTAAAGGCAAATACATGAGGAGGAACTCCAGAGGAAAAGACACAAGAAACATGCGCCTTTCTCATGAAATTAGTGCTTACTAATTGCTTAGATCTTTTTTTCAAATGTCCACTTCAAACCAACTTTATACAGGTTCCAGCTATAACACCTAAAATTCACAAAGACAATTGTTCGTAAGACAGAAAACAGCTCTAGAATCTATGTGCAGAATACCTGAGTGATAATTGAACCAACTCCCACCATCATCAGAATTTCTGAGAATTGGTTTTTGTTGAAATCAAATGCTGACTTCAGATAGTACTGTAGGATCAAGAAGATACTTCAATAAGTTCTTAGTTTCCCTATGAAAACATCTAAATATTCAGACTTAAATAATTGCAGTTTTAGAAGAAAACACAAATTTACAAGGCCATACGAAGCTAGTTTAATTGAGAaaatcactttatttattaacataaaaaaacTGGTGTACAGAAGCATGGCGCTAAAATGTTTGCTTCTAGAATGACAGAATTACAAGGAagaaaagggggggggggggggggggaagtgGTACAGTAACAgcaaaatttcaagttttctTCCCAAAGATGTCATGTGACAAAGTAAGCTAgtttatttgactaattgaCACCTTAAATAATCGCACCATGATTCATTCAGATATGTGGAGTAATTAGTGTAGTTTTCAGCAGTTGTCTTTGCAAGGGAAGTATCAGTTATGTGCTCGAGTGGAATTCCTTACCCCGCCCCGCCCACCCCAAAAAAAAGACTGAAGAAGCAATTGCAGCATCTTGAATCCAAGAATCCCAATCTTATTTTTCCCAAAAATGATAGGTACACCAAGAATATCACAAGATAAGGACGTAAGCTCTTTTAATTTCAAGTCATTAAACTTTTcttaaaaagaaacaaatatatCTTTATCGGATAGAGAAGACTTTACCATTAACACACTGCTGATGCCAGACATTCCCATGTCATAGAAGAATGAGACAAGACAAATGCACTTGAGAGTTGAACTGTGGAGGAAAAACAAATGGATCTTTTTAGGAATATGGAGGAGGATACTTATTTTCTGAACCAAGGTCTCcgtatgaaaaaagaaaaagaaaagtttaaTCATGCCTCTGGCCCAGAGAAAAATTGTAGGTGGCAGATAACGGTATGAGATCATTAAATGATAGGTaagaaaaaactcaaataaaaCAACTGTAAGACCTGCTTGTTACCACGTGTAATGCGTATCTCATTGAACTATATCGATCCTGAACAAGATTGTATGCCTTGCTTGACCAACGTAAATGTTGGTTAGGGTTTGGAGTTAGCTTAATTGTCTCAGTAAGAAAGATTATCATGTACATTGGAGCAATGATCAAAAGTGCCACCGAAACCTGAAATACAACACTTCAATATGGAGAAATCAAAGCAATTGCAGAGAAAAATAGGAAAGTGACAAACAGACATGCCTTGAATATGTAGGTTCCAGGAAGTAAACGAGCAAGAAAGTTTCCCAAAACATGAGATAAAGATAAAATTCCGTGCATCCAACCGAAAGCAGCAGCCCTATTACTACCATCAAGAATATCTGCCTGTATACGAATAAATATCTGTTCTTTATATATACTTCAGACCACATTAGAGACGGGATCCAAGATAAAAGTCTTACTGCATAAGCAGTAGAAATGCAGAAAATACTTCCTT
This Solanum dulcamara chromosome 1, daSolDulc1.2, whole genome shotgun sequence DNA region includes the following protein-coding sequences:
- the LOC129899889 gene encoding uncharacterized protein LOC129899889 isoform X1, which codes for MEGNISREQLKIVVHLLLPLSIYWTAEEMSVSVIADITTNALCPGKSTCSQAIYINGLQQMVLFLPSLFLYVDLIAYRETMVSAQLARTSIKISVTFQQHQLTLSTKVVGICKMVVIPVIGQLADEYGRKPLLLVIVSTAIFPSAILAIDESKGFVYAYYVLRIISHIMSQGSIFCISTAYAADILDGSNRAAAFGWMHGILSLSHVLGNFLARLLPGTYIFKVSVALLIIAPMYMIIFLTETIKLTPNPNQHLRWSSKAYNLVQDRYSSMRYALHVVTSSSTLKCICLVSFFYDMGMSGISSVLMYYLKSAFDFNKNQFSEILMMVGVGSIITQMLIFPLVNPLVGERMVLRIALLASITYALLYGLAWASWVPYFSALFRMVYLLERPSTNAIVSKASSSSDQGKTQGLVAGAEAIGSFLAPLVMSPLTSWFLSSNAPFNCKGFSLICAAFALAMAFYFAWILPEAPSTQEENAESLEALLLA
- the LOC129899889 gene encoding uncharacterized protein LOC129899889 isoform X2 gives rise to the protein MEGNISREQLKIVVHLLLPLSIYWTAEEMSVSVIADITTNALCPGKSTCSQAIYINGLQQMVVGICKMVVIPVIGQLADEYGRKPLLLVIVSTAIFPSAILAIDESKGFVYAYYVLRIISHIMSQGSIFCISTAYAADILDGSNRAAAFGWMHGILSLSHVLGNFLARLLPGTYIFKVSVALLIIAPMYMIIFLTETIKLTPNPNQHLRWSSKAYNLVQDRYSSMRYALHVVTSSSTLKCICLVSFFYDMGMSGISSVLMYYLKSAFDFNKNQFSEILMMVGVGSIITQMLIFPLVNPLVGERMVLRIALLASITYALLYGLAWASWVPYFSALFRMVYLLERPSTNAIVSKASSSSDQGKTQGLVAGAEAIGSFLAPLVMSPLTSWFLSSNAPFNCKGFSLICAAFALAMAFYFAWILPEAPSTQEENAESLEALLLA